A stretch of the Uranotaenia lowii strain MFRU-FL chromosome 3, ASM2978415v1, whole genome shotgun sequence genome encodes the following:
- the LOC129756492 gene encoding probable RNA methyltransferase CG1239 has translation MDNHDKSTSSTVIEVSENIAVNAVQPNAPPVTMASKRAAEAEPGCPRKFKAPRKAYIYGNYDRYYGYRNMHETPREDVRLQAFIEQKHLIQAKRLLDIGCNNGSLTLEIARHCKPTSVVGIDIDGDLIASARRHLIHMIKTSSKEECAETEHLSSVQFRKANYVYEDESLLDNEKPQFDVILCLSVTKWIHLNFGDKAMKLVFRRVYRQLHPGGVFILEAQPWSSYKRRKKLTEQILANFNQITFKPDNFNAYLLGDDVGFREVSELKVSDHTVKGFRRPIFVFRK, from the exons ATGGACAATCACGACAAAAGTACGTCTTCGACAGTGATAGAAGTTTCCGAAAATATTGCGGTTAACGCGGTTCAACCG AATGCGCCACCAGTGACAATGGCCTCGAAGCGTGCAGCCGAAGCGGAACCCGGCTGCCCCAGAAAATTTAAAGCACCGAGGAAGGCATACATCTATGGGAATTACGATAGGTACTATGGCTACCGGAATATGCACGAGACTCCCCGAGAGGATGTGCGATTGCAGGCTTTCATCGAGCAGAAACATCTGATTCAGGCTAAACGTTTACTGGACATTGGATGCAACAACGGTTCGTTGACGCTGGAAATTGCAAGGCATTGCAAACCGACAAGTGTGGTTGGAATCGATATTGACGGAGATTTGATTg CAAGCGCTAGGCGACATTTAATCCATATGATCAAAACTAGTTCCAAAGAAGAATGCGCTGAAACCGAACATTTATCGTCCGTACAGTTTCGCAAAGCCAATTATGTGTACGAAGATGAGTCGCTTCTGGACAATGAGAAACCGCAATTCGATGTCATTCTGTGCCTATCGGTGACGAAATGGATCCACCTAAACTTTGGTGACAAAGCAATGAAACTAGTATTCCGGCGAGTGTACCGGCAGTTGCACCCTGGGGGTGTTTTCATCCTGGAAGCTCAACCATGGAGCAGCTACAAACGTCGCAAAAAGTTGACCGAGCAAATATTGGCTAACTTCAATCAGATAACTTTCAAACCGGATAACTTCAACGCCTATCTATTGGGCGATGATGTTGGCTTTCGAGAGGTTTCTGAATTGAAAGTATCGGACCACACGGTGAAAGGATTTCGCAGGCCGATTTTCGTGTTCCGAAAGTAA
- the LOC129751626 gene encoding tetratricopeptide repeat protein 37, translating to MSSKELKAALKEAREAIKIKKFSEAIKLCNKILKEDAQNYMALLLMGASYQDMDRKEAAVYLKRALDCGNDPTVALQGLLNCVEDKELPDVCGKLLNLTPDKYSDLHGKLLAVALRGECLDGALKILESEINLPRDNEMRITSAYNCLSKILLPNAALETSYESLVQRTLEHDIQNREDPFLHEKMRRYLKLLQRLKQYETLAEASLLMYDRFQNDIYPLEWICKVFVEKLVDESWLKQTLHDNIELYVDAALAIKGDSVLALVAKGMLHYENQNFKQAEEVLKKAYALQPNWSICVKTLVEVYMQMRLYGLAECLLRQSKITDSNFFITLVEDGNLEKLEEANAVYKELKPETEILYYYAKLKLLLKDTDQFESHMENLKNVNFPVDALDVLNALYNLAQNNTLKAVEILKQHENSCTCLLELVKLYYDVQDFENSFLCALKATKLEPNNSKCFFWLGKLYQQNSDSARARKCFEKCIALNPSNKDAIILLSSIYRKQNEWEANSKLLQNSVSAVNGSSSAWAQLQLGLHHLGQQNYDEAIAAFRTVLRYDINNITSWEGLADAYMNRGSYVSAIRVFEKINELQPDNPYPKLQQATIKNILKHHKDALLLFEELLEKDAKYFPAIKGIAESHFGLCYYRLDQRQVGRSRDHAQLAVDYFSRALKLKPTFVCLWKQMGNILDTVASFPESKSHLLLEGSLAGVNHRSQACIEGEKLFELAGRFYSRALKLNMDDNFLWYELATNNYRRALKYVKDKEGRRKLLTTASEAAKQAIKLDPIRWQNWNLLGVISATDEINNLALAQHCFIEAVTIDKKTSAVSWSNLGVLYLLEGSVNFANKAFSRAQQSDTTFPNAWIGQALIAEQIGQADEAMDLFRHCTQLGYHSESALGYAHWVCSILNEEYQKNKRYQFSIENMHALPLSHDSISWHCNDKESEASVEALHFQGFISIKLGLWKTAELALRKASVKASGIQRDKILCELGHCLIKQKKFTEAVDCFDRLNETTYHATVGKAYAYFKAGQYQESYAEYESALNWLATTDQEKAYALIAMSAMVYAFQGEADAKTILFQCITLPEPPIEALFSACSLGLLHKDSVLTDLVIKELRKYENDPKNGHHVVYLVSQYLWANKQKSQSLAYLVSQVHKYPARPKLRQILAVSLLKNHRTPKQNLIVASSIAQSALVLDLHDQQSGSTRAVDAAKWLAVASEAVRPVDERKRRILAQKAVHVDPTCKEAWSALIRISLKK from the exons ATGTCGTCAAAAGAATTGAAGGCCGCCTTGAAAGAGGCTCGGGAggctataaaaattaaaaagttctccGAAGCAATCAAACTATGCAAT AAAATTCTAAAGGAAGATGCCCAAAACTATATGGCTTTGCTGCTGATGGGAGCCTCCTATCAGGACATGGATAGGAAAGAGGCAGCAGTCTATCTGAAGCGGGCGCTTGATTGTGGCAATGATCCGACGGTGGCCCTGCAGGGTTTGTTAAACTGTGTCGAAGATAAGGAACTGCCGGACGTTTGTGGGAAACTCTTGAACCTCACGCC GGACAAATACAGCGATCTTCATGGAAAACTACTGGCAGTGGCCTTGCGCGGAGAATGCCTAGAtggtgcattgaaaatattggaGTCGGAAATCAACTTACCCAGGGATAATGAAATGCGCATCACCTCCGCATATAATTGTTTATCGAAAATTCTGCTTCCAAATGCAGCACTGGAAACTTCTTATGAATCTTTAGTTCAGCGAACTCTAGAGCACGATATCCAAAACAGAGAAGATCCTTTTTTGCATGAGAAAATGCGGCGATACTTAAAGCTTCTGCAACGATTGAAACAATACGAAACTTTAGCGGAAGCCTCTCTATTAATGTACGACAGGTTCCAAAACGATATTTACCCTCTGGAATGGATTTGCAAAGTATTTGTCGAGAAACTAGTAGATGAAAGTTGGTTGAAACAAACCTTGCATGATAATATAGAACTTTACGTTGATGCTGCCTTGGCAATTAAAGGGGATTCTGTTCTGGCTCTGGTAGCCAAAGGAATGTTGCACTACgaaaatcaaaacttcaaaCAGGCAGAAGAAGTTCTCAAAAAAGCATATGCCCTCCAGCCTAATTGGAGTATATGCGTCAAAACCCTGGTAGAAGTATACATGCAGATGCGGTTGTACGGTTTGGCGGAATGTTTATTAAGGCAGTCAAAAATAACTGAcagtaattttttcataactctcgtagaagatggaaatttggaaaaactaGAAGAAGCCAACGCTGTATACAAAGAATTGAAACCAGAAACGgaaatattatattattatgCAAAACTCAAGTTATTATTGAAAGATACGGATCAGTTTGAAAGCCacatggaaaatttgaaaaatgtcaattttcctGTAGATGCATTGGACGTATTAAACGCTCTCTACAATTTAGCTCAGAATAATACATTGAAAGCTGTAGAGATACTAAAGCAACATGAAAACAGTTGCACGTGTCTTCTCGAGCTTGTAAAATTGTACTACGatgttcaagattttgaaaatagtttccTGTGTGCTCTTAAAGCAACAAAACTAGAGCCCAACAATTCCAAGTGCTTCTTTTGGCTTGGCAAATTGTACCAACAAAATTCAGACTCAGCCAGAgcaagaaaatgttttgaaaaatgcatCGCATTGAATCCGTCCAACAAGGATGCCATCATTCTTCTTAGTTCGATTTACCGAAAACAAAACGAATGGGAAGCCAATTCGAAGCTGCTTCAAAATTCGGTGAGTGCTGTGAACGGATCCAGTTCAGCGTGGGCTCAGCTTCAGCTAGGATTGCACCATTTGGGCCAGCAGAACTACGACGAAGCCATCGCCGCGTTTCGGACAGTGCTGCGATACGACATCAATAACATTACCAGCTGGGAAGGGCTGGCCGATGCTTACATGAACCGAGGCTCTTATGTTTCGGCGATTAgggtattcgaaaaaataaacgaacttcAACCGGACAATCCATACCCAAAGCTTCAGCAGGCCACCATTAAAAAC attttgaaacatCACAAAGATGCACTGCTGCTGTTTGAGGAGCTTCTGGAAAAAGACGCCAAATACTTTCCTGCCATTAAAGGGATAGCTGAATCGCATTTCGGTCTCTGTTATTATCGTCTTGACCAAAGACAGGTCGGCAGGAGTCGTGACCATGCACAACTAGCCGTAGATTATTTCAGCAG agCACTGAAATTGAAGCCTACATTTGTATGCCTTTGGAAACAAATGGGTAACATTTTAGATACTGTAGCAAGTTTTCCTGAATCGAAATCACATCTTCTACTAGAGGGTAGCTTAGCAGGTGTTAATCATCGAAGCCAAGCTTGCATTGAAGGGGAAAAGCTTTTTGAATTGGCTGGCCGTTTTTATAGTAGAGCATTAAAACTGAACATGGACGATAACTTCCTCTGGTACGAGCTAGCAACGAATAACTATCGACGCGCTTTGAAGTATGTCAAGGATAAAGAGGGCCGCCGAAAATTGCTGACAACTGCAAGTGAGGCTGCTAAACAGGCCATAAAACTGGATCCTATCAGGTGGCAGAACTGGAACCTTTTGGGGGTCATTAGTGCTACCGATGAAATTAACAATTTAGCTTTAGCGCAACACTGTTTCATCGAAGCTGTAACGATCGACAAAAAAACATCGGCTGTCAGTTGGTCGAATCTAGGAGTCTTGTATTTACTGGAAGGATCAGTAAATTTCGCTAATAAAGCGTTCAGTCGAGCTCAACAATCAGATACAACTTTTCCCAATGCATGGATTGGACAAGCTTTGATTGCAGAGCAAATTGGACAAGCAGATGAGGCTATGGATCTATTCCGTCATTGTACACAGCTGGGGTATCATTCGGAATCTGCCTTGGGTTATGCCCATTGGGTTTGTTCCATTTTGAACGAAGAgtaccagaaaaataaaagatatcAGTTTAGTATAGAAAACATGCATGCACTACCTCTGTCTCATGATTCGATTTCTTGGCACTGTAATGACAAAGAAAGCGAAGCATCCGTAGAAGCTCTTCATTTTCAGGGTTTCATTAGCATTAAATTAGGTTTGTGGAAAACCGCAGAGCTGGCTCTACGCAAAGCATCCGTCAAAGCTTCCGGGATACAGAGAGACAAAATCCTGTGCGAATTGGGACACTGTTTGATAAAGCAGAAAAAGTTTACTGAAGCTGTTGATTGTTTCGATCGATTGAATGAGACCACCTACCATGCCACGGTAGGTAAAGCCTACGCCTATTTCAAGGCAGGTCAATACCAGGAATCTTACGCCGAATATGAAAGTGCACTAAACTGGTTGGCTACGACAGATCAGGAAAAAGCCTACGCACTCATTGCGATGTCGGCAATGGTTTACGCTTTTCAAGGAGAAGCAGACGCTAAAACAATACTTTTCCAATG CATAACTTTACCGGAACCTCCGATTGAAGCTTTATTTTCAGCATGCTCTCTTGGTTTACTACACAAAGATTCTGTTTTGACGGACTTGGTCATCAAAGAACTTCGAAAGTACGAAAATGACCCCAAGAATGGACATCATGTTGTTTATCTCGTGTCTCAATATCTTTGGGCTAAT AAACAAAAGTCCCAATCGCTCGCTTATCTGGTGTCGCAGGTACATAAATATCCCGCTCGGCCCAAGTTGCGTCAAATTTTGGCCGTATCACTGCTTAAAAATCACCGAACCCCGAAGCAGAATCTTATCGTAGCCAGTAGCATCGCTCAGAGCGCTCTGGTGCTGGACTTGCATGATCAACAAAGTGGAAGTACTCGAGCCGTGGATGCCGCCAAATGGCTGGCAGTTGCAAGCGAAGCTGTGCGCCCTGTAGACGAACGGAAACGTCGAATCCTGGCCCAGAAGGCGGTCCACGTGGATCCCACCTGTAAAGAAGCGTGGAGTGCCCTTATAAGAATTTCTCTTAAAAAGTGA
- the LOC129756082 gene encoding zinc finger protein 92-like: MDTINLMSCRLCLSIPSDEALTFSIFDTVKGKVLRDTVEELFSITLTNEDQLLNICLECVDRICTVQKIYDHFVHSNEQLRGMLQNFGQESQTVVLVEIDTLQTDDNKISDCKENTNTKGVPIKLEAEAIPTVDFILDECSDSQEMVTNSYENVELEHETKYKDIRIHKTENEPEHTAELPCNASRNKQNHEIAPKYKCYFCKTVFDTEIMFTEHLHVHFGEVPLTCDKCDNLVIKSVRQASKHLALHDEDERPHKCRICELRFFTRENSLTHERKIHRMKVKIKQNIDGYAERLKSKRYQCSYCGQCATTNENLRKHEMIHVPQQKFHTCHVCQKQFTARKNLTRHLMIHTGELPYKCDQCDRAFRQAGDLKDHIRRHTKEKPYKCIDCGNCFRNISLLHVHRKKCSNAV, from the exons ATGGATACCATAAATTTGATGAGCTGCAGATTGTGCCTCTCGATACCTAGCGACGAAGCTCTCACGTTTTCAATATTTGATACCGTTAAGGGAAAAGTATTGAGAGATACGGTTGAGGAGTTGTTTTCCATTACG CTAACTAATGAAGATCAGCTGTTAAACATCTGTCTTGAATGTGTCGATCGGATATGTACAgtgcagaaaatttatgatcattTTGTTCACAGCAACGAACAGCTTAGAGGAATGCTGcaaaattttggtcaagaaTCTCAAACCGTAGTTCTAGTAGAAATTGACACTTTGCAAACCGATGACAATAAAATATCTGATTGTAAAGAGAATACTAATACAAAAGGTGTGCCAATCAAACTTGAAGCTGAGGCAATCCCAACTGTAGATTTCATACTAGATGAATGTTCGGATTCTCAAGAAATGGTCACCAATAGCTACGAGAACGTGGAGCTTGAACATGAAACTAAATATAAAGATATTCGTATTCATAAAACAGAAAACGAACCGGAACATACAGCTGAGCTACCATGTAATGCTAGCAGAAATAAACAGAATCATGAAATTGCACCCAaatataaatgttatttttgcaaaactgtTTTCGATACAGAAATTATGTTCACTGAACATCTTCATGTTCATTTCGGAGAAGTACCTCTAACATGCGACAAATGCGACAACCTCGTTATCAAATCTGTGCGGCAAGCCAGTAAACATTTGGCTTTACACGACGAGGATGAACGGCCACACAAGTGCCGAATTTGTGAATTGCGATTCTTCACCAGAGAAAACAGTCTGACCCATGAGCGGAAAATTCATCGGatgaaagtaaaaataaaacaaaatattgatgGCTATGCAGAACGGCTGAAATCTAAAAGATATCAGTGTAGCTATTGCGGTCAATGTGCGACGACGAACGAAAACCTGCGGAAGCACGAAATGATCCACGTTCCGCAACAAAAGTTCCATACCTGTCATGTGTGCCAAAAACAGTTTACTGCTCGGAAAAACCTTACTCGCCACTTGATGATACATACAG GTGAGTTGCCATATAAATGTGATCAGTGTGATAGAGCCTTCCGCCAAGCGGGTGATTTGAAGGATCATATACGAAGACATACCAAAGAAAAGCCGTACAAATGTATTGATTGCGGAAATTGTTTCCGGAACATCTCGTTGCTACATGTGCACAGAAAGAAGTGTTCTAATGCAGTTTGA